A region of Neovison vison isolate M4711 chromosome 7, ASM_NN_V1, whole genome shotgun sequence DNA encodes the following proteins:
- the HSPBP1 gene encoding hsp70-binding protein 1 isoform X1 — MGGLGTPLKRHLLSRPPGVDRSGRQSYLSGDHPLPQTHSSLHKPPMADQGSGGSRLPLALPSASQGCSSGGGGSSAGNSGHPPPPRNLQGLLQMAITAGSEEPDPPPEPMSEERRQWLQEAMSAAFRGQREEVEQMKNCLRVLSQPTPSLAAEAELASDQQEREGALELLADLCENMDNAADFCQLSGMHLLVGRYLEAGPAGLRWRAAQLIGTCSQNVAAIQEQVLGLGALRKLLRLLDRDTCDLVRVKALFAISCLVREQEAGLLQFLRLDGFSVLMRAMQQQVQKLKVKSAFLLQNLLVGHPEHKGTLCSMGMVQQLVALIRTEHSPFHEHVLGALCSLVTDFPQGVRECREPELGLEELLRHRCQLLQQHEEYQEELEFCEKLLQTCFSSPTDDSMDR, encoded by the exons ATGGGGGGCCTCGGAACTCCCCTGAAACGTCACCTTCTCAGCAGACCCCCAGGAGTCGACCGGTCAGGACGCCAGAGCTACCTCAGCGGTGACCACCCCCTACCCCAAACACATTCTTCCCTTCACAAACCGCCCATGGCGGACCAAGGCTCGGGGGGCAGCCGCCTCCCCCTGGCGCTGCCCTCAGCCTCCCAGGGCTGCTCATCGGGGGGCGGCGGCTCCTCGGCGGGGAACTCGGGCCATCCTCCGCCCCCGCGAAACCTCCAAGGCCTGCTGCAGATGGCTATCACGGCGGGCTCTGAGGAGCCAGACCCCCCTCCAGAACCCATGAGTGAGGAG AGGCGTCAGTGGCTGCAGGAGGCTATGTCAGCCGCCTTCCGGGGCCAGCGGGAGGAAGTCGAGCAGATGAAGAACTGCCTTCGAGTGCTGTCCCAGCCTACACCCTCCTTGGCTGCTGAGGCTGAGCTGGCCTCCGACCAGCAGGAACGCGAGGGGGCCCTGGAGCTGCTGGCCGACCTGTGTGAAAACATGGACAATGCTGCAG ACTTCTGCCAGCTGTCGGGCATGCATCTGCTGGTGGGCCGATACCTGGAGGCGGGGCCCGCGGGGCTGCGGTGGCGGGCGGCGCAGCTCATCGGCACGTGCAGCCAGAACGTGGCGGCCATCCAGGAGCAGGTGCTAGGCCTGGGCGCCCTGCGCAAGTTGCTGCGGCTGCTTGACCGGGACACCTGCGACCTGGTGCGTGTGAAGGCCCTCTTCGCCATCTCCT gccTGGTccgggagcaggaggctgggctgCTGCAGTTCCTTCGCCTGGATGGCTTCTCGGTCTTGATGCGGGCCATGCAGCAGCAGGTGCAAAAGCTCAAGGTCAAGTCGGCATTCCTGCTGCAGAACCTGCTGGTGGGCCACCCTGAGCACAAAG ggaCCCTGTGCTCCATGGGGATGGTCCAGCAGCTGGTGGCTCTGATCCGGACAGAACACAGCCCCTTCCATGAGCATGTGCTTGGAGCCCTGTGCAG CCTGGTGACAGACTTCCCCCAGGGCGTGCGGGAGTGCCGGGAGCCCGAGCTGGGCCTGGAGGAGCTTCTCCGTCACCGCTGCCAGCTGCTGCAGCAGCACGAGGAATACCAG
- the HSPBP1 gene encoding hsp70-binding protein 1 isoform X2 produces the protein MADQGSGGSRLPLALPSASQGCSSGGGGSSAGNSGHPPPPRNLQGLLQMAITAGSEEPDPPPEPMSEERRQWLQEAMSAAFRGQREEVEQMKNCLRVLSQPTPSLAAEAELASDQQEREGALELLADLCENMDNAADFCQLSGMHLLVGRYLEAGPAGLRWRAAQLIGTCSQNVAAIQEQVLGLGALRKLLRLLDRDTCDLVRVKALFAISCLVREQEAGLLQFLRLDGFSVLMRAMQQQVQKLKVKSAFLLQNLLVGHPEHKGTLCSMGMVQQLVALIRTEHSPFHEHVLGALCSLVTDFPQGVRECREPELGLEELLRHRCQLLQQHEEYQEELEFCEKLLQTCFSSPTDDSMDR, from the exons ATGGCGGACCAAGGCTCGGGGGGCAGCCGCCTCCCCCTGGCGCTGCCCTCAGCCTCCCAGGGCTGCTCATCGGGGGGCGGCGGCTCCTCGGCGGGGAACTCGGGCCATCCTCCGCCCCCGCGAAACCTCCAAGGCCTGCTGCAGATGGCTATCACGGCGGGCTCTGAGGAGCCAGACCCCCCTCCAGAACCCATGAGTGAGGAG AGGCGTCAGTGGCTGCAGGAGGCTATGTCAGCCGCCTTCCGGGGCCAGCGGGAGGAAGTCGAGCAGATGAAGAACTGCCTTCGAGTGCTGTCCCAGCCTACACCCTCCTTGGCTGCTGAGGCTGAGCTGGCCTCCGACCAGCAGGAACGCGAGGGGGCCCTGGAGCTGCTGGCCGACCTGTGTGAAAACATGGACAATGCTGCAG ACTTCTGCCAGCTGTCGGGCATGCATCTGCTGGTGGGCCGATACCTGGAGGCGGGGCCCGCGGGGCTGCGGTGGCGGGCGGCGCAGCTCATCGGCACGTGCAGCCAGAACGTGGCGGCCATCCAGGAGCAGGTGCTAGGCCTGGGCGCCCTGCGCAAGTTGCTGCGGCTGCTTGACCGGGACACCTGCGACCTGGTGCGTGTGAAGGCCCTCTTCGCCATCTCCT gccTGGTccgggagcaggaggctgggctgCTGCAGTTCCTTCGCCTGGATGGCTTCTCGGTCTTGATGCGGGCCATGCAGCAGCAGGTGCAAAAGCTCAAGGTCAAGTCGGCATTCCTGCTGCAGAACCTGCTGGTGGGCCACCCTGAGCACAAAG ggaCCCTGTGCTCCATGGGGATGGTCCAGCAGCTGGTGGCTCTGATCCGGACAGAACACAGCCCCTTCCATGAGCATGTGCTTGGAGCCCTGTGCAG CCTGGTGACAGACTTCCCCCAGGGCGTGCGGGAGTGCCGGGAGCCCGAGCTGGGCCTGGAGGAGCTTCTCCGTCACCGCTGCCAGCTGCTGCAGCAGCACGAGGAATACCAG